A region from the Corynebacterium halotolerans YIM 70093 = DSM 44683 genome encodes:
- the hisC gene encoding histidinol-phosphate transaminase gives MIRPDLADIPAYVPGKRMDDALKLSSNEVTTAPLPAAVEAMTDAAAGVNRYPDMGAADLRAALAGHLEVEPGQVTVGCGSSALCQQLAQVTAGPGDEILFPWRSFEAYPIFARIVGATPVMIPLTEEGKHDLDAMAAAITERTKLIFLCNPNNPSGATITQDEFDRFMAQVPADVVVGLDEAYFEFNRDEDTFVATEAVKRYPNTVGLRTFSKAYGLAGARVGYAFGNPELITAIDKVAIPFAVSSVAQAGALASLNAADELLERTDETVVQRDRVADALGARPSQANFVWLPGVDSQAVAEKLAEQGVLVRAFPEGVRITVTTEAEADRLLAAWEHAGL, from the coding sequence ATGATTCGCCCTGATCTCGCCGATATCCCCGCCTACGTCCCAGGCAAGCGGATGGATGACGCGCTCAAGTTGTCCTCCAATGAGGTCACCACCGCCCCGCTGCCCGCCGCCGTGGAGGCCATGACCGACGCCGCCGCCGGGGTCAACCGCTACCCGGACATGGGGGCCGCCGATCTGCGCGCCGCGCTGGCCGGACACCTGGAGGTCGAGCCGGGACAGGTCACCGTCGGCTGCGGCTCCTCGGCACTGTGCCAGCAGCTGGCGCAGGTCACTGCGGGCCCGGGCGATGAGATTCTCTTCCCGTGGCGCAGCTTCGAGGCCTACCCGATCTTCGCGCGCATCGTCGGCGCGACCCCGGTGATGATCCCGCTGACCGAGGAGGGAAAGCACGACCTCGACGCCATGGCCGCGGCCATCACCGAACGTACGAAGCTGATCTTCCTGTGCAACCCGAACAACCCCTCGGGTGCGACCATCACGCAGGACGAGTTCGACCGCTTCATGGCGCAGGTCCCGGCCGACGTCGTCGTGGGCCTGGACGAGGCCTACTTCGAGTTCAACCGTGACGAGGACACCTTCGTGGCCACCGAGGCGGTCAAGCGCTACCCGAACACCGTCGGGCTGCGGACCTTCTCCAAGGCCTACGGCCTGGCGGGCGCGCGCGTCGGCTACGCCTTCGGCAACCCGGAGCTGATCACCGCGATCGACAAGGTGGCCATCCCCTTCGCCGTCAGCTCGGTGGCGCAGGCGGGCGCGCTCGCCTCGCTGAACGCCGCCGATGAGCTGCTCGAGCGCACCGATGAGACCGTCGTCCAGCGCGACCGCGTCGCCGACGCCCTGGGCGCCCGCCCTTCACAGGCGAACTTCGTGTGGCTGCCGGGCGTGGACTCCCAGGCCGTGGCCGAGAAGCTCGCGGAACAGGGCGTACTGGTGCGCGCCTTCCCGGAAGGCGTGCGCATCACCGTGACCACGGAAGCAGAGGCGGACCGTCTGCTCGCGGCCTGGGAGCACGCGGGACTGTAG
- a CDS encoding molybdenum cofactor biosynthesis protein MoaE: MSTDPAYVAEHTGVIVDAFMTDRPIEPLLPGARRLTVTEAMGALVAFEGVVRDHDGGRRVSTLSYTAHPSADQRIREVTESVMAAHPRTRLWTAHRTGDLAIGDIAFAVVAAAAHRGDAFAAASELADRVKAEVPIWKEQLLTDGRTQWVGLE; this comes from the coding sequence ATGAGCACTGACCCGGCCTACGTGGCCGAACACACCGGCGTCATCGTCGACGCCTTCATGACCGACCGCCCGATCGAGCCGCTGCTGCCCGGCGCGCGGCGGCTGACCGTCACCGAGGCCATGGGCGCGCTCGTGGCCTTCGAGGGCGTGGTCCGCGACCACGACGGCGGCCGGCGCGTGTCCACGCTGAGCTACACCGCCCACCCGAGTGCCGACCAGCGGATCCGTGAGGTCACCGAGTCGGTGATGGCGGCGCATCCGCGCACCCGCCTGTGGACCGCGCACCGCACCGGGGACCTGGCCATCGGCGATATCGCGTTCGCCGTCGTGGCGGCCGCCGCGCACCGGGGCGACGCCTTCGCCGCGGCCTCCGAGCTGGCCGACCGCGTCAAGGCGGAGGTGCCGATCTGGAAGGAGCAGCTGCTCACCGACGGACGCACCCAGTGGGTGGGACTCGAATGA
- a CDS encoding ThiF family adenylyltransferase: protein MTLNPRQIARYRRQITLGGFGPEGQRKLLDAHVAVVGAGGLGSPALLYLAGAGVGQVTLIDDDVVDLSNLHRQVIHTTDRVGELKGESAREQMLALNPELSVELFTGRLNRDNAVEVLKGAHVVMDGTDNFDTRHVVSAACAELGVPHVWASILGFDAQLTVFWAGHGPVYEDLFPVPPAPGEVPSCAQAGVLGPVVGVVGSAMAMETLKLVTGIGEPLVGQLGYYSSLTGRWEYIPVAGRPETVEKLLAEGPPAQARPIATPGPAAVAEVDEVPDNAVLIDVREPEEYANFRIPGGVNVPLGRIVDGFVPEELREGLVEGQPVVVYCAGGVRSAQAVRALEETGVTGPVSLAGGIDAWLDRQG from the coding sequence ATGACCCTGAACCCGCGGCAGATCGCCCGCTACCGCCGCCAGATCACCCTCGGCGGTTTCGGCCCCGAGGGCCAGCGGAAGCTTCTCGACGCCCACGTGGCCGTCGTCGGCGCCGGCGGGTTGGGCAGCCCGGCGCTGCTGTACCTGGCCGGCGCGGGCGTCGGCCAGGTCACCCTGATCGACGACGACGTCGTGGACCTGTCCAACCTGCACCGCCAGGTCATCCACACCACCGACCGGGTGGGCGAGCTGAAGGGCGAGTCCGCTCGTGAGCAGATGCTGGCGCTGAACCCGGAGCTGTCCGTCGAGCTCTTCACCGGGCGTCTGAACCGTGACAACGCCGTCGAGGTGCTCAAGGGCGCGCACGTGGTGATGGACGGCACCGACAACTTCGACACCCGGCACGTGGTGTCCGCGGCCTGCGCCGAGCTGGGGGTGCCGCACGTGTGGGCGTCGATTCTGGGTTTCGACGCCCAGCTGACCGTCTTCTGGGCCGGTCACGGCCCGGTCTACGAGGATCTCTTCCCCGTCCCGCCGGCGCCGGGCGAGGTGCCCAGCTGCGCGCAGGCGGGGGTTCTCGGCCCGGTCGTCGGCGTGGTGGGTTCCGCCATGGCGATGGAGACGCTGAAGCTGGTCACCGGCATCGGTGAACCGCTGGTGGGTCAGCTCGGCTACTACTCCTCGTTGACGGGCAGGTGGGAGTATATTCCCGTCGCCGGTCGCCCGGAGACGGTGGAGAAGCTGCTGGCCGAGGGCCCGCCGGCGCAGGCGAGACCCATCGCCACGCCCGGGCCCGCCGCCGTGGCCGAGGTCGACGAGGTGCCGGACAACGCGGTGCTCATCGACGTCCGCGAGCCCGAGGAGTACGCCAACTTCCGCATCCCGGGTGGCGTGAACGTGCCGCTGGGGCGCATCGTGGACGGTTTCGTGCCGGAGGAACTACGCGAGGGGCTCGTCGAGGGCCAGCCGGTGGTGGTGTACTGCGCCGGCGGGGTGCGCTCGGCGCAGGCGGTGCGCGCGCTCGAGGAAACCGGTGTCACCGGACCGGTCAGCCTCGCCGGAGGTATCGACGCCTGGCTCGACCGGCAGGGTTGA
- a CDS encoding phage holin family protein: protein MGTLIRWLLDIIVVAIALWVVTALVPGVEILPPDGVLYGDGQYDHALVFLGVAVVFIVVNAIVSPILHTLGLPITCLTLGLFALVINALVFMLTAWLSNQLGLGLIIDGFWPALIGAVVLAIARGVLGLVTGLFTGGRR from the coding sequence ATGGGAACACTGATCCGCTGGCTTCTCGACATCATCGTGGTGGCGATCGCCCTGTGGGTGGTCACCGCCCTCGTGCCGGGCGTGGAGATCCTCCCGCCGGACGGGGTCCTCTACGGCGACGGCCAATACGACCATGCGCTCGTATTCCTGGGCGTGGCGGTGGTGTTCATCGTGGTCAACGCCATCGTCTCCCCGATCCTGCACACGCTGGGCCTGCCCATCACGTGCCTGACACTGGGCCTGTTCGCCCTGGTCATCAACGCGCTGGTGTTCATGCTCACCGCGTGGCTGTCGAATCAACTGGGGCTGGGGCTGATCATCGACGGGTTCTGGCCGGCGCTCATCGGCGCGGTCGTGCTGGCCATCGCCCGCGGCGTGCTGGGCCTGGTCACCGGCCTGTTCACCGGCGGGCGTCGATAA
- a CDS encoding MogA/MoaB family molybdenum cofactor biosynthesis protein, whose product MTRTGLVIVASTRAAAGVYDDRSGPVAVEFLRSQGFETPDALVVPDAELSATVDKLFADRDSLPNVVLTSGGTGITADDRTVEAVTPHLEREMPGIVHAFWNKGLENTPLAVASRAVAGVTGRTFVMTLPGSTGGVKDGCAVLKNLLVPVVDMLEGTHEH is encoded by the coding sequence ATGACACGTACCGGCCTCGTCATCGTGGCCTCCACCCGCGCGGCCGCCGGCGTCTACGACGACCGCTCCGGCCCCGTCGCCGTCGAGTTTCTGCGTTCGCAGGGCTTCGAGACACCCGACGCGCTGGTGGTGCCGGACGCCGAGCTGTCCGCGACCGTCGATAAGCTGTTCGCCGACCGTGACAGCCTGCCGAACGTGGTGCTGACCTCGGGCGGGACCGGGATCACCGCCGATGACCGCACCGTGGAGGCCGTCACCCCGCACCTGGAGCGCGAGATGCCCGGCATCGTGCACGCGTTCTGGAACAAGGGCCTGGAGAACACTCCCCTGGCGGTGGCCTCGCGGGCCGTGGCCGGGGTGACGGGCCGGACATTCGTGATGACGCTGCCCGGTTCCACGGGTGGAGTAAAGGACGGCTGCGCGGTGTTGAAGAACCTGCTGGTGCCCGTCGTCGACATGCTGGAGGGAACCCATGAGCACTGA
- a CDS encoding MoaD/ThiS family protein, with the protein MEIHYFAAARAAAGTDREQVADVPATLGELLDARAAAHPGTTDAGMTLGDVFGRCTFLIDGRNSGRTDALSGAARVDVLPPFAGG; encoded by the coding sequence GTGGAGATCCACTACTTCGCCGCCGCCCGCGCCGCCGCCGGCACCGACCGCGAGCAGGTCGCGGACGTCCCCGCCACTCTCGGAGAGCTGCTCGACGCCCGCGCGGCCGCCCACCCCGGCACCACCGACGCCGGCATGACGCTCGGCGATGTCTTCGGCCGCTGCACCTTCCTCATCGACGGCCGCAACAGCGGGCGAACCGACGCCCTGAGCGGCGCCGCGCGCGTCGACGTGCTGCCGCCCTTCGCGGGCGGGTAG
- a CDS encoding molybdopterin molybdotransferase MoeA, translating into MRTPEEHLAAVQQAVAPRRAVTVPLADAASRTLAADIRAAHPSPRFDNSQMDGYALSAAHLAAAPGVFPVDRTLPAGTDPAGLYPDGIGEAVVPIMTGAKVPAGTAAIVPVEACRPGQFPEEGTTVEVPEVPEGRFIRRAGSDIAAGELLLEAGVRLNAVAVGVLAGQNLAEVAVIEPARVLICTGGAEIGTTDAAATIPDSNAPMLRVLCERAGIEVAGHLRTDDDPARLAADLAAAVGRHSPTAVITSGGISHGKFEVIRQLLEDDGWFGHVAQQPGGPQGLATFHGVPVICLPGNPVSTLVSFRLFVAPVLGTAPEPVTARLAENVRGLEDRDQFLRGRLDVNWAQVLTATPVGGAGSHLLAQALPANCLIHIKAPGHYSADIPVTAYPL; encoded by the coding sequence ATGCGCACGCCTGAGGAGCATCTCGCCGCTGTTCAGCAGGCGGTTGCGCCCCGGCGCGCCGTCACCGTCCCGCTTGCCGACGCCGCGTCGCGCACCCTCGCCGCGGACATCCGCGCCGCGCACCCCTCCCCGCGCTTCGACAACTCCCAGATGGACGGCTACGCGCTGTCCGCTGCACACCTGGCGGCCGCCCCGGGCGTCTTCCCGGTCGACCGGACCCTGCCCGCCGGCACCGACCCGGCCGGGCTCTACCCCGACGGCATCGGTGAGGCGGTCGTGCCGATCATGACCGGGGCGAAGGTGCCGGCCGGCACCGCCGCAATCGTCCCCGTCGAGGCCTGCCGGCCGGGCCAGTTCCCGGAGGAGGGTACGACGGTTGAGGTTCCGGAGGTGCCCGAGGGCCGGTTCATCCGTCGCGCGGGCTCCGATATCGCCGCCGGTGAGCTGCTGCTCGAGGCGGGTGTCCGGTTGAACGCCGTGGCCGTCGGTGTGCTGGCCGGGCAGAACCTCGCCGAGGTGGCCGTGATCGAGCCCGCCCGCGTGCTCATCTGCACCGGCGGCGCGGAGATCGGCACCACCGACGCCGCCGCGACCATCCCCGACTCCAACGCCCCCATGCTGCGGGTGCTGTGCGAGCGCGCCGGCATCGAGGTCGCGGGTCACCTGCGCACCGACGACGATCCGGCGCGGCTCGCCGCGGACCTGGCCGCGGCCGTCGGGCGGCACTCCCCCACCGCCGTGATCACCTCCGGCGGGATCAGCCACGGAAAATTCGAGGTCATCCGCCAGCTGCTGGAAGACGACGGCTGGTTCGGGCACGTCGCCCAGCAGCCGGGCGGTCCGCAGGGGTTGGCCACCTTCCACGGTGTGCCGGTAATCTGTCTGCCCGGCAACCCGGTCTCCACGCTGGTCAGCTTCCGGTTGTTCGTCGCCCCGGTCCTCGGCACCGCGCCGGAGCCGGTCACCGCGCGGCTGGCTGAGAATGTCCGCGGCCTGGAGGACCGTGACCAGTTCCTGCGCGGCAGGCTGGACGTCAACTGGGCCCAGGTGCTCACCGCCACGCCGGTCGGGGGCGCCGGTTCCCACCTGCTCGCCCAGGCACTGCCGGCGAACTGCCTGATCCACATCAAGGCACCCGGGCACTATTCCGCCGACATTCCGGTCACCGCCTACCCACTGTAA